In the genome of Sphaeramia orbicularis chromosome 13, fSphaOr1.1, whole genome shotgun sequence, one region contains:
- the LOC115431286 gene encoding uncharacterized protein LOC115431286 encodes MGAQVRLYWANITGYIRLALVLAAWAAYETPSLFVPLYSSSVLLDGVDGWLARRLNQCSRFGAWLDVVVDNLGRGMLWSLLFKWGWLVSAVEWCVFVCNHSARGDRWKNSFSTSPPLIQAIMSNGFRTPLGLWVVSGLHLLPLWLYGFQRGLLSHWLDVPLWIQTQGTVMLAAGRLLALSAEMWCIWTHIQYLTRDSDESEEKNN; translated from the exons ATGGGTGCTCAGGTTCGGCTGTACTGGGCCAACATCACAG GTTACATCAGATTAGCTCTGGTGTTGGCTGCCTGGGCTGCATATGAGACACCATCACTATTTGTCCCTCTGTACTCATCATCTGTCCTGCTTGATG GAGTGGACGGCTGGCTGGCGAGGAGGCTGAACCAGTGCTCCAGGTTTGGAGCGTGGCTGGATGTAGTTGTGGACAACTTGGGCCGAGGCATGCTGTGGAGCCTGCTGTTTAAG TGGGGTTGGCTGGTGTCTGCGGTGgagtggtgtgtgtttgtgtgtaaccaCAGCGCCAGAGGTGACAGATGGAAGAACAGCTTCAGCACCAGTCCTCCACTCATACAAGCCATCATGTCCAACG GGTTTCGGACCCCTTTGGGCCTCTGGGTGGTGAGTGGTCTGCACCTCCTCCCACTGTGGCTCTATGGGTTCCAGAGGGGTTTACTGTCCCACTGGTTGGATGTGCCTCTGTGGATCCAGACTCAGGGGACGGTGATGCTGGCGGCCGGCCGCCTGCTGGCCCTCTCAGCAGAG atgtgGTGTATATGGACACATATTCAGTACCTCACCAGGGATTCAGATGAGTCAGAGGAGAAAAACAACTAA